A portion of the Actomonas aquatica genome contains these proteins:
- a CDS encoding DMT family transporter, translated as MFASLLTTVFFSFSAIFATRSIKTIGSTTANLGRLALAMFFLGLYAHLFGIGLGGAGRDWFLLSGVIGMGLGDLALFAALPRLGSRLTVLMCQCIAVPVAMQAEWMWMGTRLTLGQISWAFVILVGVTVALMPSRRDPPKVPVTRLGLLFGFLAAVGQGLGAVVSRHAYEVTTAAGSSIDGVNAAYQRITGGLCITAAYFIIRHLAQRRRETAVTATPPLDRSTRLRGWALILANALCGPTLGVSCYQWALATTPSGIVLPIVATTPLVIIPLSYWIEGDRPSRRSVVGGIIAVAGVVALTLVR; from the coding sequence ATGTTCGCCTCCCTGCTCACCACCGTCTTTTTCTCGTTCTCGGCGATCTTCGCCACGCGATCGATCAAGACGATCGGGTCCACCACCGCCAACCTGGGCCGACTCGCCCTCGCGATGTTTTTCCTCGGGCTCTACGCCCACCTGTTCGGCATCGGTCTCGGCGGCGCGGGTCGCGACTGGTTCCTCCTCAGCGGCGTCATCGGCATGGGGCTCGGCGACCTCGCGCTCTTCGCCGCCCTGCCCCGCCTCGGCTCTCGCCTCACCGTGCTCATGTGCCAATGCATCGCCGTGCCGGTCGCCATGCAGGCCGAATGGATGTGGATGGGCACCCGCCTCACCCTCGGGCAAATCAGCTGGGCCTTCGTCATCCTCGTCGGTGTGACCGTCGCCCTCATGCCCTCGCGGCGCGATCCGCCCAAGGTGCCGGTCACGCGACTGGGCCTGTTGTTTGGCTTCCTCGCCGCCGTCGGCCAAGGCCTCGGTGCCGTCGTCAGCCGCCACGCCTACGAGGTCACCACCGCCGCCGGTTCGAGTATCGACGGCGTCAACGCCGCCTACCAGCGCATCACCGGCGGCCTATGCATCACCGCCGCCTACTTTATCATTCGTCACCTTGCCCAGCGCCGCCGCGAAACCGCCGTCACCGCGACACCACCGCTCGACCGCTCCACCCGGCTGCGGGGCTGGGCGCTCATTTTGGCCAACGCGCTCTGCGGGCCGACCCTCGGCGTGAGCTGCTACCAATGGGCCCTCGCGACCACGCCTTCCGGCATCGTGTTGCCCATCGTGGCCACGACGCCACTGGTGATCATCCCGCTCAGTTACTGGATCGAGGGCGACCGTCCCAGCCGCCGCTCCGTGGTCGGCGGCATCATCGCCGTCGCCGGCGTGGTGGCCCTCACCCTCGTGCGTTAG
- a CDS encoding PEP-CTERM sorting domain-containing protein, translated as MRFSLFPLLLAGLLSSAQGQFVSISDDFSNNGSLGGSTPDSGVGNWESNDSDPAISVTGGEALVAAGSGEMVQLNFYDGSGDLSSGTYYYGFSFRVDDSGSISTNNTVQAVTGFRQGTVGSGTYALSFGIFRPSTATQNNSGVPNTSTSQFAVGFFDGASLNGSTNSLTSWGSALDRGTNYRAVISFDLENNGAELWIDPTSSSSSSITLTGITSDTRGIFLRQASGSHGDVYFDDVLVAQSFEGALSAVPEPSTYAAIAGAAMLGFAVYRRRRQQRNSVAAAAA; from the coding sequence ATGAGATTTTCCCTTTTTCCGCTTTTGCTCGCCGGTCTTCTTTCGTCAGCCCAAGGCCAATTCGTGTCTATTTCGGATGATTTTTCGAACAACGGATCACTAGGAGGAAGCACTCCAGACAGCGGTGTTGGCAACTGGGAATCCAATGACTCAGATCCTGCAATTTCCGTCACCGGTGGCGAAGCGCTGGTCGCCGCCGGATCTGGAGAGATGGTTCAACTGAACTTTTACGACGGCAGCGGCGACCTTTCGTCGGGAACATACTACTACGGCTTCAGTTTCCGAGTGGATGATTCGGGATCAATAAGCACCAACAACACCGTTCAGGCTGTAACCGGTTTTAGACAAGGAACCGTAGGTAGTGGCACCTACGCACTCTCATTCGGAATTTTTCGTCCTTCGACAGCTACACAAAACAATAGTGGTGTCCCCAACACCTCGACGAGCCAGTTTGCAGTGGGGTTTTTCGATGGCGCCTCCCTCAACGGATCCACCAACAGCCTAACTTCATGGGGCAGTGCTCTAGACCGTGGAACCAATTACCGGGCAGTCATCTCATTTGACCTTGAAAACAATGGGGCGGAACTCTGGATCGATCCAACAAGTTCATCCTCGTCATCGATCACCTTGACCGGAATTACGAGCGACACCCGCGGTATTTTTCTTAGGCAAGCAAGCGGTTCTCATGGAGATGTCTACTTCGATGACGTGTTAGTCGCGCAGTCATTTGAGGGCGCCCTCTCCGCCGTCCCCGAGCCTTCCACCTACGCGGCGATCGCGGGTGCCGCCATGCTCGGCTTCGCGGTATATCGCCGCCGCCGCCAACAACGCAACTCGGTGGCGGCCGCCGCGGCTTAA
- a CDS encoding endonuclease III domain-containing protein: MTRSERASYVEQCLGGLYPETPIPLDHSDAYTLLIAVLLSAQCTDKRVNLTTPALFNRASTPQSMVLLSVDDINDIVRPCGLAPRKAQAIWKLSEILMTDHDGKVPASFEALEALPGVGHKTASVVMAQAFGVPAFPVDTHIHRLAQRWKLTPQGATVVRVEQDLKRLFPMESWNKLHLQIIFYGREHCSARGCDGHTCEICAHLNGPAPAAKRKRVAKRVK; the protein is encoded by the coding sequence ATGACTCGTTCGGAGAGAGCCTCTTATGTAGAACAGTGCCTTGGGGGGTTATACCCAGAGACGCCGATTCCGTTGGACCATTCGGATGCTTACACGTTGCTGATCGCGGTTTTGCTCTCTGCGCAGTGCACGGACAAGCGGGTGAATTTGACCACGCCGGCGCTTTTTAACCGGGCTTCGACGCCGCAGTCGATGGTGCTTCTGTCGGTGGATGACATTAACGATATCGTGCGGCCGTGTGGTCTCGCGCCGCGAAAGGCGCAGGCGATTTGGAAGCTGTCCGAGATCCTCATGACCGATCATGACGGCAAGGTGCCGGCCTCTTTCGAAGCCCTTGAGGCGTTGCCGGGGGTGGGGCACAAAACGGCTTCGGTGGTGATGGCGCAGGCGTTTGGAGTGCCGGCGTTTCCGGTCGACACCCACATCCATCGACTCGCTCAGCGTTGGAAACTCACACCGCAGGGCGCGACGGTGGTGCGAGTGGAGCAGGATCTGAAGCGGCTCTTCCCCATGGAGAGTTGGAACAAGCTGCACCTGCAGATCATTTTCTACGGTCGCGAGCATTGCTCGGCGCGCGGGTGTGATGGGCACACCTGCGAGATCTGTGCGCACCTGAATGGTCCGGCGCCAGCGGCGAAACGGAAACGGGTGGCGAAGCGGGTGAAGTAA
- a CDS encoding CHASE domain-containing protein, producing the protein MSFSAWNAFGSNSPFGGAAASMDAPPRASWRLVIAGALLVWGLSELGLLVSSVSGMASPVWPAAGLGVWMVLRGGRRMLWGVVLGAFLSRVNTGLGAESWVAALGPGVEAWIGAEVIRRVGARTVLRSRRLAEVVSWLVAAVAGALPNMVLGVGILWGVGVVPTTDLPVVALTWWVGDVFGIVLLVSTLETWWRSRGEAEPLWRNLGRLAGLVGATVLAAGVALWPSEPGGWLFLLFPPLLLGKHWGGRMGVQLVVMLIAVAAVLATATGRGPFYGDQLNEGLLSMEVFLASVIATALALPLFRMLGTFRLGAVVLLTGWSLSAVVYHLHRRTEVRAEVAHLDAEVVNTMDALEDRMTIYVEALRAGEALFHTTGDVDAAQWRRFADALRLPESFPGIRGVGVIWPVEEADLPAFRVQMAAARAGDLAVHEVPGVERPVVAAGDPRHLVIGYIEPESANGAALGLDVGSEANRRAAALLARDSGEARLTRRIVLVQDGRKRAGFLLYLPVYANGWPTTTVAERRAAFRHWVYAPFVTESFVEGVLPSLTQELTLDLFEGSSTAPGDLLYAGGPTQDAGAAYAAVRELKLGGESFTLGWRKTEKFAGAGAVTSSWIGAGLALAVLAAAGMATLLQVSQQRAQVLVTERTTELEKAQAQMAELIALQRGVLDSNNFAFISVDLQGIIRSFNRGAERMLGYAASEVIGRRTPEGFHLVEEVEREAAALSRKFGEPVAADMGVFVALALRGLKDEREWTYVRSDGVKVPVKLSVTAIRNEAGEVTGFLGVAQDLTSHKQAEASRRAAMIELSMLKQALDQFVEISVSDLNGTILYANRKFCENSGYTHDELVGQNHSILNSGEHAPEFFRKLWKTIRGGYNWHGDICNRTKDGRNYWVDTLIVPELNVDGEVRRYVSIRIDVTRNREYEKGLAQARDDAIALSRLKSEFLANVSHELRTPMNGVIGMADMLSGMVTHPEHHRMIEVIRQSGENLLTIINDILDLSKVEAGKMRLSVADFDLATLLREAIELLVPRAESKHVALRCEIPPGSDWWVSGDEGRLRQVVINLLGNALKFTDAGTVSLRLRDLSSLSSRRQMRIEVEDTGCGIPADMLERLFESFVQVDGSDSRAQGGTGLGLSISRQIIELMGGRVGVESELGVGSTFWVELSLPVGVRPVPGGLTAVAKPAAVRAERTRIGSAETPAKEPSGPGPLEILLVEDNRANQEVATLMLRRMGHTVTVANNGQEGLDTLSVARFDVVLMDCQMPVLDGFTATRKLRAGDVPGVDPRIPVVALTAYAMEGDRQRCIDAGMDDYLTKPLRAREVTAALRGVVQRAAMAMGPARKTDGIHEESAADVLDEEVVAELCEIEAEPGLDVFTFVARGFVASWADELAVLAALRDEGEWEAFAQKVHQFGGSAATFGGQRVRRLAIYMEKRVKEGDRTAAQELWPELAEASRVLSERAELRMAELKTAVR; encoded by the coding sequence ATGTCCTTCTCTGCCTGGAACGCTTTCGGCTCGAATTCGCCGTTTGGCGGGGCGGCTGCATCAATGGATGCGCCGCCGCGGGCGTCTTGGCGTCTGGTGATCGCAGGGGCCTTGCTGGTGTGGGGGCTCAGTGAGTTGGGGCTCTTGGTCAGCTCGGTGAGCGGCATGGCGTCGCCGGTGTGGCCGGCGGCGGGCCTCGGCGTATGGATGGTGTTGCGCGGCGGGCGCCGGATGTTGTGGGGCGTGGTGTTGGGCGCGTTCCTCAGCCGGGTGAATACGGGTCTGGGCGCGGAATCCTGGGTGGCGGCATTGGGGCCGGGCGTGGAAGCCTGGATCGGGGCGGAGGTGATCCGTCGCGTCGGCGCGCGCACGGTGCTGCGTTCGCGGCGGCTGGCCGAAGTCGTTTCGTGGTTGGTGGCAGCCGTGGCGGGGGCGCTGCCCAATATGGTTTTGGGCGTCGGAATCCTGTGGGGCGTGGGGGTGGTTCCGACAACTGACCTGCCGGTCGTGGCGCTCACGTGGTGGGTGGGGGATGTGTTTGGCATCGTATTGCTCGTCTCGACCTTGGAGACGTGGTGGCGAAGCCGCGGTGAGGCGGAGCCGCTGTGGCGAAATCTCGGACGATTGGCCGGACTGGTGGGGGCGACCGTGTTGGCGGCGGGGGTGGCGCTCTGGCCGAGCGAGCCGGGAGGTTGGTTGTTTCTGCTGTTTCCGCCGCTCTTGCTCGGCAAACACTGGGGCGGGCGTATGGGCGTGCAGTTGGTCGTGATGCTCATCGCGGTGGCGGCGGTGCTGGCCACCGCTACGGGTCGGGGACCGTTTTATGGGGATCAGCTGAACGAAGGCCTGCTGAGCATGGAGGTGTTCCTGGCCAGTGTGATCGCGACGGCGTTGGCGCTGCCGCTGTTTCGGATGCTGGGGACGTTCCGGTTGGGCGCGGTGGTATTGCTGACCGGGTGGAGTTTGAGTGCGGTGGTTTACCATTTGCACCGGCGCACGGAAGTGCGGGCGGAGGTGGCCCATCTGGATGCGGAGGTCGTCAACACGATGGATGCGCTGGAGGACCGGATGACGATTTATGTCGAAGCGCTCCGGGCGGGAGAGGCGTTGTTTCATACGACGGGCGATGTGGATGCGGCGCAGTGGCGACGGTTTGCGGATGCGCTGAGGTTGCCGGAATCGTTTCCCGGAATCCGTGGCGTGGGGGTGATCTGGCCGGTGGAGGAGGCGGACCTGCCGGCGTTTCGGGTGCAAATGGCGGCGGCGCGAGCCGGCGACTTGGCGGTGCACGAGGTGCCGGGCGTGGAGAGGCCGGTCGTAGCGGCGGGGGATCCGAGGCACTTGGTGATCGGCTACATCGAGCCGGAGTCGGCCAATGGAGCGGCGCTGGGATTGGATGTAGGCTCGGAGGCCAACCGGCGGGCGGCGGCGCTGTTGGCGCGCGATAGCGGCGAGGCTCGGCTGACCAGGCGGATCGTCCTGGTGCAGGATGGGCGAAAGCGCGCGGGCTTTTTGCTCTACCTGCCGGTGTATGCGAATGGCTGGCCGACCACTACGGTGGCGGAGCGACGCGCTGCATTTCGGCACTGGGTGTATGCGCCGTTTGTGACCGAGAGTTTTGTCGAGGGCGTGCTGCCGAGTCTCACGCAGGAGCTCACGCTGGATTTGTTTGAAGGCAGCTCCACGGCTCCGGGAGATTTGCTGTATGCGGGCGGTCCGACGCAAGATGCCGGTGCGGCCTACGCAGCGGTGCGGGAGCTCAAGCTGGGCGGAGAATCGTTCACGCTGGGTTGGCGCAAGACGGAGAAATTTGCCGGGGCGGGGGCGGTGACCTCGTCCTGGATCGGGGCGGGGTTGGCGTTGGCAGTCTTGGCTGCAGCGGGAATGGCGACCTTGCTCCAAGTGTCCCAGCAACGGGCGCAGGTGCTGGTGACCGAACGCACCACCGAGCTCGAAAAAGCGCAGGCTCAAATGGCCGAATTGATCGCGCTGCAACGCGGGGTCTTGGACAGCAATAATTTCGCGTTCATCAGCGTGGATCTGCAGGGGATCATCCGCAGCTTCAACCGGGGGGCGGAACGGATGTTGGGTTATGCGGCCAGTGAGGTGATTGGCCGGCGGACGCCGGAGGGGTTTCACCTCGTCGAGGAAGTGGAGCGGGAAGCCGCGGCCCTCTCGCGCAAATTTGGCGAACCGGTGGCGGCCGATATGGGGGTGTTTGTCGCGCTGGCCCTGCGCGGATTGAAGGACGAACGCGAGTGGACCTACGTGCGCAGTGATGGGGTGAAGGTGCCGGTTAAATTGTCCGTCACCGCGATCCGCAATGAGGCCGGCGAAGTGACCGGATTCCTCGGCGTGGCGCAGGACCTCACCAGCCACAAGCAAGCCGAGGCGAGCCGCCGTGCGGCGATGATTGAGCTCTCCATGCTCAAGCAGGCGCTCGATCAATTTGTGGAGATTTCAGTGTCGGATCTGAATGGCACGATTCTCTACGCGAACCGCAAGTTCTGCGAAAATTCCGGTTACACTCACGACGAGTTGGTGGGCCAGAACCACAGCATCCTCAACTCCGGCGAGCATGCGCCGGAGTTCTTCCGCAAGTTGTGGAAAACAATCCGCGGCGGTTACAACTGGCACGGGGATATCTGCAATCGCACCAAGGACGGGCGTAATTACTGGGTGGATACATTGATCGTGCCGGAGCTCAATGTCGACGGAGAGGTGCGCCGCTACGTCTCGATCCGCATCGATGTGACCCGCAACCGCGAATACGAGAAGGGTCTGGCGCAGGCGCGGGACGACGCCATCGCCCTGTCGCGCCTCAAGTCGGAATTTTTGGCCAACGTCAGCCACGAACTGCGCACGCCGATGAACGGGGTGATCGGCATGGCGGACATGCTGTCGGGCATGGTCACCCACCCGGAGCACCATCGCATGATCGAGGTGATCCGGCAGAGCGGCGAAAATCTGCTCACGATCATCAACGACATCCTGGACCTCTCCAAGGTGGAGGCCGGGAAGATGCGTCTGAGCGTGGCGGATTTCGATCTCGCGACGCTGCTGCGCGAAGCGATCGAGTTGTTGGTGCCGCGGGCCGAGTCGAAACATGTTGCGCTGCGCTGCGAGATCCCGCCGGGCAGCGACTGGTGGGTGAGTGGCGACGAGGGGCGTCTGCGGCAGGTGGTGATCAATCTGCTGGGCAATGCCCTCAAGTTTACCGATGCCGGCACGGTGTCGTTGCGGCTGCGCGACCTGAGCTCGTTGTCGAGTCGGCGCCAGATGCGTATCGAGGTTGAGGATACGGGCTGTGGCATCCCCGCGGACATGCTGGAACGGTTGTTTGAATCCTTTGTGCAGGTGGATGGATCCGACTCACGGGCGCAGGGCGGCACGGGGCTGGGGCTGTCGATCTCGCGGCAGATCATCGAGCTCATGGGCGGGCGCGTTGGTGTGGAGAGTGAGCTCGGGGTCGGCTCGACCTTCTGGGTGGAGCTTTCGCTGCCGGTGGGTGTGCGCCCGGTGCCCGGCGGATTGACGGCTGTGGCCAAGCCGGCGGCCGTGCGGGCGGAGCGGACGCGTATCGGTTCGGCGGAGACGCCGGCGAAGGAACCGTCCGGGCCGGGGCCGTTGGAGATTCTGCTGGTGGAGGACAATCGGGCGAATCAGGAAGTGGCGACGCTGATGCTCCGGCGCATGGGCCACACGGTGACCGTGGCCAACAACGGTCAGGAAGGATTGGATACACTGAGCGTGGCGCGCTTCGATGTGGTGTTGATGGACTGCCAGATGCCGGTGCTCGATGGTTTCACGGCTACGCGCAAGTTGCGGGCCGGCGACGTGCCGGGGGTGGATCCCAGGATTCCGGTGGTGGCGCTCACGGCTTACGCGATGGAGGGGGACCGGCAGCGATGTATCGATGCGGGCATGGATGATTATTTGACCAAGCCGCTGCGGGCGCGCGAGGTGACGGCGGCCTTGCGTGGGGTGGTGCAGCGGGCGGCGATGGCGATGGGTCCGGCCCGGAAGACGGATGGGATCCACGAAGAGAGCGCGGCCGACGTGCTCGACGAGGAGGTGGTGGCGGAGCTCTGTGAGATCGAGGCCGAGCCGGGCTTGGATGTTTTTACCTTTGTGGCCCGGGGGTTCGTGGCCAGTTGGGCGGACGAGTTGGCTGTGCTGGCGGCCCTGCGGGACGAGGGGGAATGGGAGGCATTTGCGCAGAAGGTGCACCAATTCGGGGGCTCGGCGGCGACCTTTGGGGGGCAGCGGGTGCGGCGTCTGGCGATTTACATGGAGAAGCGGGTCAAGGAGGGGGATCGGACGGCGGCGCAGGAGCTGTGGCCGGAGTTGGCAGAGGCTAGCCGGGTGCTCAGTGAACGGGCCGAGTTGCGCATGGCGGAGCTGAAGACGGCGGTGCGCTGA
- a CDS encoding ABC-F family ATP-binding cassette domain-containing protein, which produces MLTIADVAKSYGTRELFSEVSLFIARSDRFGLVGPNGAGKSTLFNLILGHESPDEGMIEWERGADFGFLPQESAPVGDETIIGIATGGAKLDLEGDDDEDYDIDWTLEPRARKILAGLGFKDPDMDLPAKSFSGGWIMRAHLARLLVSEPTLLLLDEPTNHLDLEALLWLQDYLTRYPGGLLVISHDRAFLNALCNGILELRGATLHKYTGNYDDYLEQKDARHEQLLSLYKSQQREIAHQQKFVDRFGAKASMATRAKSKEKHIARLKEEAIDSPEEDLRRINFRFPQPARSGLKVVELEHVEQAYGDHVVYEDLNFTSERGEKIVLVGPNGAGKSTLLKILGDVIPIRGGTRELGANVTAGYFAQNRADNLNLEATVLANMMDLRTAENDLTEQQARALLGAFLFRKDDVFKKVSVLSGGEKSRLALARLLINPPNLLLMDEPTTHLDIPSIDALITALKGFTGTLIFISHDVYFIRQLAETVLHVHSGRLTRYAGNYDYYLEKSQATGAREALTAGFTQARPSQGSGGGNSGAGKGQRADDRAAKKEREKQLRDLRSAVSAAEKRVVDLETQQAELTAELEDPATYDDPGKAQHLNRELSAVTDQLTAANTDWETAAEKLLELESEEG; this is translated from the coding sequence ATGCTTACGATCGCAGATGTCGCCAAGTCCTACGGCACCCGGGAACTCTTCTCCGAGGTGTCGCTCTTCATCGCGCGCAGCGATCGCTTCGGCCTCGTCGGCCCCAACGGCGCCGGCAAGTCGACGCTGTTTAACCTCATCCTCGGTCACGAGTCGCCCGACGAGGGCATGATCGAGTGGGAACGCGGCGCCGACTTCGGCTTCCTGCCGCAGGAAAGCGCCCCCGTCGGCGACGAGACCATCATCGGCATCGCCACCGGCGGCGCCAAACTCGACCTCGAGGGCGACGACGACGAGGACTACGACATCGATTGGACCCTCGAACCGCGCGCCCGCAAAATCCTCGCCGGCCTCGGCTTCAAGGACCCCGACATGGACCTGCCCGCCAAGTCCTTCTCCGGCGGCTGGATCATGCGCGCCCATCTCGCCCGCCTGCTCGTTTCCGAGCCCACCCTCCTGCTGCTCGACGAGCCGACCAATCACCTCGACCTCGAAGCCCTGCTCTGGCTGCAGGACTACCTCACCCGCTACCCCGGCGGCCTGCTGGTCATCTCCCACGACCGCGCCTTCCTCAACGCCCTCTGCAACGGCATCCTCGAACTGCGCGGCGCCACCCTGCACAAATACACCGGCAACTACGACGACTACCTCGAGCAAAAGGACGCCCGCCACGAGCAACTCCTCTCGCTCTACAAGTCGCAACAGCGCGAAATCGCCCACCAGCAGAAGTTCGTCGACCGCTTCGGCGCCAAGGCCTCCATGGCCACCCGCGCCAAGTCCAAGGAGAAGCACATCGCCCGCCTCAAAGAGGAGGCCATCGACTCCCCCGAGGAAGACCTGCGCCGCATCAATTTCCGTTTCCCGCAACCCGCCCGCTCCGGCCTCAAGGTCGTCGAGCTCGAACACGTTGAACAGGCCTACGGCGACCACGTGGTGTATGAGGATCTCAACTTCACCTCCGAACGCGGTGAAAAGATCGTGCTCGTCGGCCCCAACGGCGCCGGCAAATCCACCCTGCTCAAAATCCTCGGTGACGTGATCCCCATCCGCGGCGGCACCCGCGAACTCGGCGCTAACGTCACCGCTGGCTACTTTGCTCAAAACCGCGCCGACAACCTCAACCTCGAGGCCACCGTGCTCGCCAACATGATGGACTTGCGCACGGCCGAGAACGACCTCACCGAGCAACAGGCCCGCGCCCTCCTCGGCGCCTTCCTCTTCCGCAAAGACGACGTTTTCAAAAAAGTCAGCGTGCTCTCCGGCGGCGAAAAATCCCGCCTCGCCCTCGCCCGCCTGCTCATCAACCCGCCCAACCTGCTGTTGATGGACGAGCCCACCACCCACCTCGACATCCCGTCGATCGACGCGCTCATCACCGCGCTCAAAGGCTTCACCGGCACCCTCATCTTCATTTCCCACGACGTGTATTTCATCCGGCAACTCGCCGAGACCGTGCTCCACGTCCACAGCGGCCGCCTCACCCGCTACGCCGGCAACTACGACTACTACCTGGAAAAATCCCAGGCCACCGGCGCCCGCGAAGCCCTCACCGCCGGCTTCACCCAAGCCCGTCCCTCCCAAGGTTCGGGCGGCGGCAACTCCGGCGCCGGCAAAGGCCAGCGCGCCGACGATCGCGCCGCCAAAAAGGAACGGGAAAAACAACTCCGCGACCTGCGCAGCGCCGTGAGCGCCGCCGAAAAACGCGTCGTCGACCTCGAGACCCAACAGGCCGAACTCACCGCCGAACTCGAAGACCCCGCGACCTACGACGACCCCGGCAAAGCCCAGCACCTCAACCGCGAACTCAGCGCGGTCACGGATCAACTCACCGCCGCCAACACCGACTGGGAAACCGCCGCCGAAAAACTCCTCGAACTCGAATCCGAGGAAGGCTGA